A section of the Methanocaldococcus sp. FS406-22 genome encodes:
- the hycI gene encoding hydrogenase maturation peptidase HycI — translation MKEMLLDKLKNCKKLVIMGIGNELKGDDAVGIYVVKKLMRHFGEEKEFVNAKNLYLINAGTVPDFFTDILKEIKPTHILIIDCALMDKNAGEVKIIKEDEIINYSFSTHTLPLSIIVKYLKKFINAEIIILGIQPKIIDFCPISEEVKLSGDKLVDMLIKIIEELKLTE, via the coding sequence ATGAAGGAAATGTTATTGGATAAACTAAAGAACTGCAAAAAATTGGTTATTATGGGTATTGGAAATGAGTTGAAGGGAGATGATGCTGTTGGAATATATGTAGTTAAAAAATTGATGAGACATTTTGGGGAAGAAAAAGAGTTTGTAAATGCCAAAAATCTCTATTTAATAAATGCTGGAACTGTCCCTGATTTTTTTACAGATATTTTAAAAGAGATAAAACCTACTCATATTTTAATAATTGACTGTGCATTAATGGATAAAAATGCTGGAGAAGTTAAGATTATAAAAGAGGATGAAATAATAAATTACAGTTTCTCAACTCATACATTACCCTTATCTATAATAGTTAAATATTTAAAAAAATTTATAAATGCAGAGATAATTATTTTAGGAATTCAACCAAAAATAATAGATTTCTGCCCAATATCTGAAGAGGTTAAATTATCTGGGGATAAATTAGTAGATATGCTTATTAAGATTATAGAAGAGCTAAAATTAACAGAATAA
- a CDS encoding KamA family radical SAM protein has translation MTIKSMTEYETINYKTFLDIFSPLPEIGEILEESESVEEAREKLFEFCKELEWKIRMGRMKFKNEVDRWLSLKAIEVFLNIISKDNERLAGFSTLKYLWKAYKGDEEALKEIGEGFIEEFKHLFLAMSGKADYSLGFLGERLLEEGAKFVDFSEIKGREAGIARSNFLDKVYEIMREYISRYPSGLDKRIILKRKKNREILEEFFGITDEEWFNYKWQFKNVLRGLKGVKILRELREETNFKISDEDLEIIEKAVKNGIPFGITPYYLHLFDFENPYVEDLAVRRQVIPPEWYVEKMIEHKEDRNIAFDFMGEHDTSPIDLVTRRYVTIAIIKPYESCPQICVYCQRNWMVQDFSEKAFPGWEKVEKALDWFAEHDSMIEILITGGDPFSLSDKAIEKMLNRISEMNHVVGVRFGTRTIVTAPMRITDELAELLGSFEKSVMISTHVENCYEITPEVKEAVKKLRTNNIYVYNQHVFHRYVSRRFENVALRIALKKVGIIPYYTFYPKGKMEHKDYLVPIARLAQEVKEEARLLPGSFRTDEPIFNVPRMGKNHLRAWQDRELIAIKPNGSRVYLMHPWEKGIYPTKLYTYEDVPIKDYLDSLKEIGENIEEYKTIWYYY, from the coding sequence ATGACAATAAAATCCATGACTGAGTATGAAACCATCAACTATAAAACATTTTTGGATATATTTTCCCCACTTCCAGAGATTGGGGAGATTTTAGAAGAAAGTGAGAGTGTAGAAGAAGCAAGAGAAAAATTATTTGAATTTTGTAAAGAATTGGAATGGAAAATTAGAATGGGAAGGATGAAGTTTAAAAATGAAGTAGATAGATGGCTATCTTTAAAGGCAATTGAGGTATTTTTAAACATAATATCCAAAGATAATGAGAGATTGGCCGGTTTCAGCACACTTAAATATTTATGGAAGGCTTATAAAGGAGATGAAGAGGCATTAAAAGAAATTGGAGAAGGATTTATTGAAGAATTTAAGCATTTATTCTTAGCAATGTCTGGGAAGGCTGATTATTCATTAGGATTTTTAGGAGAGAGATTATTAGAAGAAGGGGCTAAATTTGTAGATTTTAGTGAAATAAAAGGTAGAGAGGCTGGAATAGCAAGGTCTAATTTCTTAGACAAAGTTTATGAGATTATGAGAGAATATATAAGCAGATATCCAAGTGGATTGGATAAGAGAATTATCTTAAAAAGAAAAAAGAATAGAGAAATCTTAGAGGAATTTTTCGGAATAACTGATGAGGAATGGTTTAACTACAAATGGCAATTTAAGAATGTATTGAGAGGATTAAAAGGAGTTAAAATTTTGAGAGAGCTTAGAGAAGAGACGAACTTTAAGATATCAGATGAAGACTTAGAGATTATTGAAAAAGCTGTTAAGAATGGCATACCATTTGGAATAACTCCTTACTATCTCCACTTATTTGACTTTGAAAATCCTTACGTTGAAGATTTAGCTGTAAGAAGGCAGGTTATCCCTCCAGAGTGGTATGTTGAAAAGATGATTGAACATAAGGAAGATAGGAACATAGCATTTGACTTCATGGGAGAGCATGACACTTCTCCAATAGATTTGGTAACAAGGAGGTATGTAACTATAGCTATCATTAAGCCTTACGAATCATGCCCACAGATTTGTGTCTATTGCCAAAGAAATTGGATGGTTCAAGATTTCAGCGAGAAAGCATTCCCAGGATGGGAAAAGGTTGAGAAAGCTTTAGATTGGTTTGCTGAACATGATTCAATGATTGAAATCTTAATTACAGGAGGAGATCCATTCAGCTTAAGCGATAAAGCTATTGAAAAAATGCTAAATAGAATATCTGAAATGAACCATGTTGTAGGGGTTAGGTTTGGAACAAGGACAATAGTAACTGCCCCAATGAGGATAACAGATGAATTAGCTGAGTTATTGGGAAGCTTTGAAAAGAGTGTAATGATTTCAACCCACGTAGAGAACTGTTATGAAATTACTCCAGAAGTTAAAGAAGCTGTTAAAAAATTGAGAACAAACAACATTTATGTCTATAACCAACATGTATTCCATAGATATGTAAGCAGGAGGTTTGAAAACGTAGCTTTAAGAATTGCATTGAAGAAGGTTGGAATTATCCCTTACTATACATTCTATCCAAAAGGAAAGATGGAACATAAAGATTACTTAGTTCCAATTGCAAGATTGGCTCAGGAGGTTAAGGAAGAGGCAAGATTGCTTCCAGGTTCATTTAGAACAGATGAACCAATATTCAATGTCCCAAGAATGGGGAAAAACCACTTGAGGGCATGGCAGGATAGGGAGTTAATAGCAATAAAACCAAATGGAAGTAGGGTTTATTTAATGCACCCATGGGAGAAGGGAATTTACCCAACTAAACTCTACACCTATGAAGATGTGCCAATTAAGGATTACTTAGATAGCTTAAAAGAGATTGGAGAGAATATTGAGGAGTATAAAACAATTTGGTATTACTACTAA
- a CDS encoding TIGR00153 family protein: MSIFLFERDDEKGVIDNLRLLIQMSLKSIELLKEYMDSKDEKILKEIIKIEEEGDETTKNIRITLEKAFLPNMRRELSRSAELLDETLDSLKHAAMLYELLKGEFDKYLKDEIDLVLMITVDMFEHLDRVLDVIEKGGDLDPIIKEIKDKEKFIDDIYQNRIYKYLVNLKVSSFWEGKILCDFIDNIVNISDYIEDVADELHIIYLHTK, translated from the coding sequence ATGTCTATTTTTTTATTTGAGAGGGATGATGAGAAAGGAGTAATTGACAACCTTAGGCTATTAATACAGATGTCTCTGAAAAGCATTGAGTTATTAAAAGAGTATATGGATTCAAAAGATGAAAAAATATTGAAAGAGATTATAAAAATAGAAGAGGAAGGGGATGAGACAACAAAAAATATAAGAATAACCTTAGAAAAGGCATTTTTACCAAATATGAGGAGGGAGTTATCAAGGTCTGCAGAGCTTTTAGATGAGACATTAGACAGCTTAAAGCATGCTGCTATGTTATATGAGTTATTAAAAGGAGAGTTCGACAAATACTTAAAAGATGAAATAGACCTCGTTTTAATGATTACTGTGGATATGTTTGAACACTTAGATAGAGTTTTGGATGTTATTGAAAAAGGTGGGGACTTAGACCCAATTATCAAAGAGATTAAAGATAAAGAAAAATTTATTGATGACATCTATCAAAATAGAATTTATAAATACTTAGTAAATCTTAAAGTTAGCTCTTTCTGGGAAGGCAAAATTTTGTGCGACTTCATAGATAACATAGTTAATATTAGTGACTATATAGAGGATGTGGCTGATGAATTACATATAATCTACCTCCACACAAAATAA
- the leuS gene encoding leucine--tRNA ligase, with translation MNKKDVMVMIDFKEIEKKWQKRWEEAKIFEANPDEREKFFITAAFPYLNGVLHAGHLRTFTIPEVVARFQRMKNKNVLWTFGYHVTGTPILGLAELIKNRDEKTIWAYTELHGIPKEELLELTTPEKIVEYFSKKAEEAFKRMGFSLDWRRNFKTDDKVFNKFIEWQFHKLKEKGLIVKGSHPVRYCPRCDNPVEDHDILVGENATLVEYILIKFTTEDGCIMPMATLRPETVFGVTNVWVNPEATYVKAKVYLEKETENGIELIDNGIWIMAKECAEKLKHQDRKIEIIEEFRGEKLINKKVKNPVTGKEVPILPAKFVKTNIGTGCVMSVPAHAPYDYIALRDLGLVDEIGLIPLIKVPGYGEYPAKEIVEKMGIKSQEEEDKLEEATKKIYKDEFHKGILNENCLDYEGIPVREIKDKLTKDLIDKGLAEIMYEFSEEKVVCRCGTPCIVKMVKGQWFIKYSDEKWKELAHKCVDKMKFIPENLRQVFHEKIDWMKDKACVRRRGLGTKFPFEEGWVIESLSDSTIYPAYYTVAKYINEHNIKPEQLTLELFDYVFLGKGDVDKIAEETGIPKDIIEGMRKEFIYYYPVDWRCSAKDLIPNHLTFYIFNHVAIFPEEFWPRGIVVNGYVTIEGKKLSKSKGPVLPVLEVAEKFGADVGRFYITTCAELPQDADIKFKEMENTKKVLERLYLFAKEIAERKEEKGNELNYIDKWLLSRLYRAVKQYDEYMENFELRKAGILLYQLLDDLKWYRRRGGNNIRVLEEFLEVLIKLMAPFTPHICEEMWEILGKEGFVSLAKFPEVKEEFINDEIEKGEEYLKSVMEDIKEIINVAKVQPKKIYLYTADDWKYEILKIIKENEGKTIKELMPIIMKNPEFRKYGKEISKLVNQLIKLNAEIINEVEVLENAKEFLKREFGVEEIIINGEDKANKKKVAIPFKPAIYLE, from the coding sequence ATAAACAAAAAGGATGTGATGGTTATGATTGACTTTAAAGAAATAGAGAAAAAATGGCAAAAAAGATGGGAAGAGGCAAAGATATTTGAAGCAAATCCAGATGAGAGAGAGAAGTTTTTCATTACAGCGGCATTTCCATATTTAAATGGAGTTTTACACGCTGGGCATCTTAGGACTTTCACAATCCCAGAAGTTGTTGCAAGATTCCAAAGAATGAAAAATAAGAATGTTTTATGGACTTTTGGTTATCATGTTACTGGAACACCAATTTTAGGTTTAGCTGAGTTGATAAAAAATAGGGATGAAAAGACAATATGGGCATATACTGAATTGCACGGCATTCCAAAAGAAGAGTTATTAGAATTAACAACACCAGAGAAGATTGTTGAATACTTCTCAAAGAAAGCTGAAGAGGCATTTAAAAGAATGGGATTCAGCTTAGATTGGAGAAGGAACTTTAAAACAGATGATAAGGTCTTTAACAAATTTATAGAATGGCAGTTCCATAAATTGAAAGAAAAAGGGTTAATTGTTAAAGGTTCTCATCCCGTAAGATATTGCCCAAGATGTGACAACCCTGTAGAAGACCACGACATATTAGTTGGAGAAAACGCAACTTTGGTTGAATACATCTTAATAAAATTCACAACAGAAGATGGCTGTATAATGCCAATGGCTACTTTGAGACCTGAAACTGTGTTTGGAGTAACAAACGTTTGGGTTAATCCTGAAGCTACCTATGTAAAAGCAAAGGTCTATTTAGAGAAAGAAACTGAAAATGGAATTGAATTAATTGATAATGGTATTTGGATAATGGCAAAGGAGTGTGCTGAAAAATTAAAACACCAAGATAGAAAGATAGAGATTATTGAGGAATTTAGAGGAGAGAAACTTATAAACAAAAAGGTAAAAAACCCAGTAACAGGAAAAGAAGTTCCAATATTACCAGCTAAATTCGTAAAAACAAATATTGGAACTGGTTGCGTTATGAGTGTTCCAGCACATGCACCTTACGACTACATAGCGTTGAGGGATTTAGGCTTAGTTGATGAAATTGGTTTAATTCCATTAATTAAAGTTCCTGGTTATGGGGAATACCCAGCAAAAGAGATTGTTGAAAAGATGGGTATTAAAAGCCAAGAAGAAGAGGATAAATTAGAGGAGGCAACCAAAAAAATCTACAAGGATGAGTTCCACAAAGGAATTTTAAATGAAAACTGCTTAGATTATGAAGGAATTCCTGTTAGAGAGATTAAAGACAAATTAACAAAGGATTTAATTGATAAAGGTTTAGCTGAAATTATGTATGAATTCAGTGAGGAAAAGGTTGTTTGTAGATGTGGAACACCATGTATAGTTAAGATGGTTAAAGGGCAGTGGTTTATCAAATATTCAGATGAAAAATGGAAAGAGTTAGCCCATAAATGTGTAGATAAAATGAAATTCATCCCAGAGAATCTAAGGCAAGTATTCCATGAAAAAATTGATTGGATGAAGGATAAAGCATGTGTTAGAAGAAGAGGTTTAGGAACAAAGTTCCCATTTGAAGAGGGATGGGTTATTGAATCTTTATCTGACTCAACAATATATCCTGCATATTATACAGTTGCAAAATACATCAATGAGCACAACATAAAGCCAGAGCAATTAACTTTAGAGTTGTTTGATTATGTATTCTTAGGAAAAGGAGATGTTGATAAAATTGCTGAAGAGACAGGTATTCCAAAGGATATTATTGAAGGTATGAGGAAAGAGTTTATCTACTACTACCCAGTTGATTGGAGATGTTCTGCCAAGGATTTGATTCCAAACCATTTAACATTCTACATCTTTAACCACGTAGCAATATTCCCAGAGGAGTTCTGGCCAAGAGGTATTGTAGTTAATGGTTATGTCACAATTGAAGGTAAAAAGTTATCTAAATCAAAAGGTCCTGTATTGCCAGTTTTAGAAGTTGCTGAGAAATTTGGAGCTGATGTTGGTAGGTTTTATATAACAACATGTGCTGAATTGCCTCAAGATGCTGATATCAAGTTTAAAGAAATGGAAAATACAAAGAAGGTTTTAGAGAGGTTGTATTTATTTGCAAAAGAAATTGCTGAAAGAAAAGAAGAAAAAGGTAATGAGCTGAATTACATTGATAAATGGTTATTGAGTAGATTGTATAGAGCTGTTAAGCAGTATGATGAATACATGGAGAATTTTGAGCTAAGAAAGGCTGGAATTTTGCTCTATCAGTTGTTGGATGACTTAAAGTGGTATAGAAGAAGAGGAGGAAACAATATAAGAGTTTTAGAAGAATTCTTAGAGGTTTTAATAAAATTGATGGCTCCTTTCACACCACATATATGTGAAGAGATGTGGGAGATTTTAGGAAAAGAAGGGTTCGTTTCATTAGCTAAATTTCCAGAAGTTAAAGAAGAGTTTATAAATGATGAGATTGAGAAGGGCGAAGAGTATTTAAAATCAGTAATGGAGGATATTAAGGAGATAATAAACGTTGCTAAGGTTCAGCCAAAGAAGATTTATCTATATACAGCAGATGATTGGAAATATGAAATATTAAAGATTATTAAAGAAAATGAAGGAAAGACAATTAAAGAGTTAATGCCAATCATTATGAAAAACCCAGAATTTAGAAAGTATGGTAAGGAGATTTCAAAGTTAGTCAATCAATTAATAAAACTCAATGCAGAGATTATTAATGAAGTTGAGGTCTTAGAAAATGCCAAAGAGTTCTTAAAGAGAGAGTTCGGTGTTGAAGAAATTATAATTAATGGAGAGGATAAAGCCAACAAAAAGAAGGTTGCTATTCCATTTAAACCAGCTATCTACTTAGAATAG
- a CDS encoding inorganic phosphate transporter → MVIIEISINLELIISFYLLFILGANNVANAIGTAYASRATTYRNLLILFSISVIIGSLFAKNVGNTVNSLSSDALTALTISALVMTLSTYKKVPISLHTVIICSLIGLNFSSSNLTVFAEILLSWILSPIIAVIIAYILYLAYEKVEIPILKKITMIKYLLLISAGVVAFNLGSNDLPTVLGTFTTSQIIYIIGAIFLCLGAYLYGNRVSETLSMITNLSVSSAFIAQLSGGLAVTIFTALGMPVSTTQAIVGGILGVGLTKGIKTVRWNILKNIIFWWIIAPIIALIIGFVIG, encoded by the coding sequence GTGGTTATTATAGAGATTTCTATAAATTTAGAGCTAATCATAAGTTTTTATTTATTGTTTATTCTAGGGGCTAACAACGTTGCCAACGCTATTGGCACTGCTTATGCATCAAGAGCAACAACATATAGAAATTTATTGATTTTATTTAGCATTTCTGTTATAATTGGCTCTCTCTTTGCTAAAAATGTTGGAAATACGGTTAATAGCTTATCTTCTGATGCATTAACTGCTTTAACAATCTCAGCGTTGGTTATGACGCTCTCAACGTATAAAAAAGTACCAATATCACTACATACAGTTATTATCTGCTCACTAATTGGGTTAAATTTTAGTTCATCAAATTTAACTGTATTTGCTGAAATTCTATTAAGTTGGATATTATCGCCAATTATTGCTGTTATCATTGCTTATATATTGTATTTAGCTTATGAAAAGGTAGAAATCCCAATTCTTAAAAAGATAACTATGATTAAATATCTCCTATTGATAAGTGCTGGGGTTGTTGCATTTAATTTGGGAAGTAATGACTTACCAACTGTGTTAGGAACATTTACAACATCTCAAATAATTTATATTATTGGAGCTATTTTTTTGTGCTTAGGGGCTTACTTATATGGAAATAGGGTTTCAGAAACGTTATCTATGATAACAAATTTGAGTGTTAGCTCTGCATTTATAGCCCAACTTTCAGGAGGTTTAGCAGTTACAATATTCACTGCTTTAGGAATGCCAGTTTCAACAACTCAGGCAATAGTTGGAGGAATCTTAGGAGTTGGTTTAACTAAGGGGATAAAAACTGTAAGATGGAATATTTTAAAAAATATTATTTTTTGGTGGATAATAGCCCCTATAATAGCTTTAATAATAGGTTTTGTAATAGGATGA